The window tttttgtaccactAATACATatctttattgtattttaaacaGGTACTTTGGAAGTGAGGCGTGAATAGCGAGCTCTCTACGTCACATTCCTGAAGCGTCACGTGACCGCAACGGAGCAACCAGGCAAAACTTTAACAAACATTGATGTGATGTGTCTAGCGCCTCCTGCTGACTCATATTTTCCCCTAGTTTTTAaccatgtattttttatatatacataataacaataatatttaaaatataccatttctcttttctatttttttatcctattatatatttttaaatgaaaaaaacgattctaattatttttattatgtatattttcattcattttaggtaccgctcatcctcacaggGATCGCGgcgggtgcaggagcctatcccggccaactatggtcaccaggaagggggaggggcaccctgaattgtagccagccaatcgcagtaagTACatattatatacatgtatattagtttagtttttatGTGCTGATAATTCCCAAACATTTcgcccagtttaaatgaatatgACATGAATCCATTGAATGTGTGTGGTCGCGATGTGCAGTATCGTTTGTTCCCACAACGGGGCGCTGTAAACCGCTGTGGAATGTCATCACGCcctttatatttgttttcttcctATATGTCATCACGCCTTTTTGCGTGACGTCAACTTCCTGCATGTTactaaaaacaatcatttgctGAATAAATGGCTTCACGCTCTAAATTACTCGGTTAAagaaatatagatgtatatttttcatttgcaaCCACGCACGTCCGGTTGAATGCTTTTCTTCTGAAATAAGTAAGCGTGCTTCCGGTACGTACCGCTTGCAGTTGGTCTTAAGACCCCCCTTACTCCCCCCTCCCATTTTGCAGGCGCAGAGCGGAACGTAGCGGCGTTTCCTCCGTCCGACGCCCCCTCcctgccccgcccccgccccactaTGCGGCGGTAGAGCGGCGGAGAGCCCCGGAGACGGAGACGGAGGCCAAGACCCAGCTGCCGTCCCCGCCCCCCCACCCCTTCAGCCAGTTACCCACCCACCATGTCGAACCGCAAGCATCGGGACAACCAAGAGATCTGTTCGCGTAAGGTCCGGGAACTGGCCCAGTCCGGAGTAAACAAACACTGCTTCGAGTGCAACCAGCCCGGGGTGACGTACACCGACGTGACCGTGGGCGCCTTCGTGTGCACGTCGTGCTCCGGAATGCTGTGAGTAGCACCGTACCCGAATGGGGGACctcccccaccccaccccacctcaccccaaaCCCAGCCCAGTCCACCCCCCCCTAGACGTTCCTAACCGGTATATTGCAGCGGAGCTAATGTGACGGGCAGAATAACGACCGGTCTTGCAGAATAACGACCGGACTGGCTCTCTGTTGTGTTCCCGCGGCGATCGTTAGCGGCGGCGAGGGTGGCCGTTTGCTTGTTTGAGGCCCCTGGAGTGTGGGCGTGTCGTGTGCGTGGACACGTTGGGCATGTTTGAGTCCACTCCCAGTCGTCGCCGAGAAGGCCGGCTGCAGACGCTCTCTTCTCACTCGCTAATCCCGATGGCGTTCAACCTCGCCGTCTATTCCGGGTCCTCGCTAGTCCACTCTGTGTACGACTGTACGACTTCCACTTAGTCTTGGTCTTGTTTTGGTCTCGGCTCCCAAAAGTCTCGCCCTGGTCTCGGCAACCGGGTCCCGTGGTCTCAAGCATGACCCCGTTCCCGTTGGCAATAGAGCTTCAAGTCTCTCTGAACGAGCGCACGAACACGGCGTCGTGCCGTCGTTTCAGGACTCGGAGTAGTTTTAATCGCTCATTCGTTGCCGGCGTccccgttcaaatggattggacagccgCTGGAAATAACCTCTTTGAAATTGGCACCAGAAGGACGACAAAGAACGCTTAATACGTAGCCAGAGCTTAACCCGGATATGGAGGATATGGAATAGATGCCCCGCCGGCTTTCCATCCCCCAGCACGGACCAAGGGTCCACGTGCGATAGAGCTCCGCCCCTTTCCCATGGCGTACGGCGCAGAGATGTTTCCCCGCCCACCCACTGTTTCCTCTGACGAGAAATATCTTGCGTTTATTTGTTTCAACCTGCCGACCGCGGCGCCCCAGGAGAGGCCTGAACCCGCCGCACAGGGTCAAGTCCATCTCCATGACGACCTTCTCCCAGCAGGAAGTGGAATTCCTCCAAAACCACGGCAACGAGGTGAGCCGGCCGACCCCGCCGCGGCTGTGAAATGGCCCACCCCGTCCGCGACCCTTGCCCTCAGGTGGGCAGGAGGACGTGGCTGTGCGGCTTCGAACCCAAGGCGGACGGCCGCGACGCCAAGGATTCGCAGAAGTTCAAAGAGTTCCTGCAGGACAAATACGAGAAGAAGAAATggtgagagcgagcgagcgagcgagcggcccAAGTCACCACCCCGTGTCCCAGGTAACCCGGCGGCCGTCCAACGCGCTTTCTCCGTCAGGCATTTCTCCAAATGCAAGAACCGAAGAGACGCGGAGGGACCTTGGAGTCCCGGCGTCCAGACCGTCCTGGTTCACGGTCCGCTGAGCGTCCAGCCCTCGCACATCCTGCCCTCCAACGCCAGGCCCGTCAGAACGCCGGTGCGAGACGCTCGCCGTCGACACCGGCCGACGTCACGTCCCCGTTTTTCACCCCGTTACGTCCCCGTAGTCCCAACTGACGGCGTGGGAGCGCCCCCCGGCCGCCTCCCCCGCCGACGCCCGGGCCGACGCCTTCACCGCACGGCCCTTGCGAAGCCAAAGCTTCCGGGACCCGGCGCTTAAAGGTACGGACGTCGGGTCGTTCCGGAACGCCGGCCCACGTCCCCTTGTTGGTTCCACTGTCGTAGACCAGAAGGTCTGCGGGATGGAGCGGCAGCGGCCCGGCTCGCAACCTTCTGCGCACGTTCCCGCCTTCCCCGCGCTCCCTCGGCCTTCGGGTACGCCTCCCGACTTCTTTTGCCTTACAGACCTGTCCTTTTGGAGTAAAAAGTCTCTTAtactctgtgtgtttgtgtcctgGTACCGTAGCCAGTACCTCTTTCAAAAAGAACTTCACCTTAGGTAAGACCCACGTCGCCGAGCACCCGGCAAACCGgcgtgtatgttttttttgtctgtttctggACTTTGTCCTTGCGCTTGTGTCCGATTCAGGTCGCGCGGCGTCCACGTCGGGGGCCGCGGGACCCTTCAGGGCCTTCGCCAAATCTCTCAGTTTGGATTTTGGTGGTCTGAAACAGCCGCAAGCGTCGCTTCCGCAATCTCTGTCCCAGCAGGAGACCGCTAGACACGGCCAGGACCGATACGCCGCCGTGTCCCAACTGGACTGCTCCTTCTCCGAAACGGGTAGGCCGCGTGGGACTTTGAGGTCGGGATTTTCCGGCATCCAAATCCCAAATCCGTTAGCCGCTGAATCGCACGCATTGTGTCGGGCCACTTCGGAAGGGTTCCCTCGGCTCGTTTTAATCGCTTTAAAAGCAGCTGCGTGCGAGTCGCTTGACTTGATTGTGATTGGTTTTCATGTGCCAGGAGGGGCGGGCGGGGGttcaatagtgtttttttttcctgactcgGTCACAAGAACTTGTGTCGGGACGGATTTTGACATCTGAATGTGCTCTCTGTTGATTGTGTTTTGTCCACAGCGCCACCAGCCGCTCCGCCGCAATACAGCACCCTGTTCGGCAACCGCTTGTCTGGCGCCGCTCCTGCCAGGTAATCGGATCGTTTgctcgccattgacggcgatagacgtccagtcgTTTGTAGCTCGGCGAATGACGGGGATAGAGTGAGGTGTCCATTTGTCGGTTTAGTTTGCCTCGTCACTCCTTGTTGGTATTAGCGCATACTGGGGTCACTTTCTAGACCGGGTCACGACCTGTCCATTTGAGGAATGTCCACTTTGACTCCTGGCTATTGCATttttgaggcaaaaaaaaaaaaaaacatgaccacCACCAGCTTTCCCATTCAaattggattagacgtctatcaccgtcagtcGTTTGGCCTTTGCCAAACCAACTTGTTGACACCGTCCGTCTTCTCTGAGCGCAGCTCCCCGAGCGTGGAGACGTTGAGCAGCCCCCAAACATTTGCAAGTAAGCAGTGTGGAATGCAGCCCGCCGTCCGTCAATGATCTTTTTGTCTAACCGGGCGACCGACCCccctccggcacccccccccccccccccccccccccccccccctcgggCCTCTCAGGTTTCCCCAACCCATTCAGCTCGGGCCCGGCTTCCCGGCAGCCCGCCGCGCTCTCCCCCGGCAACCCTTTCGGCAGCCCCCCAGGAGGCGAGTTCCCGAGGCGGCAAATGTCCGAGGCCTTCTCCGTCGTCTCCGGCCcgggcgacgacgacgacggcggtggCGCCTTTCCCGGAGAGCCCGCTATTAACCAAGAAGCTAACGGTAATGTCCCCCAGCAGAGaggtgaaaacaacaacaacagcaacaacaacatcaaGAAACGGAAAGACCgaagatgtgtttttttgtcttttcaggtTTCCCCGCTTTCCCCTCATGCGACTCCCATCCCAAAGTCCCGCGACCCATGTCGGTAAACCCCTTCACGGTGAGTCCCCCTTTTTCTTGGCAAATGTCCGAGTTGTTTTGGAGCCActttgtgtatatttgtgtgtctgtctctctctctcaggggAACGTCTACCCCAGTCGGGGGACGTCGCGAAACCCGTTCATCTGACCCCCCTCGGTATTGcttttggactctttttttttttttttttttttggggcggTCTCAGGGAGAGTCGAAGCCTCCGTTCTTCCCTCCCCAAGTCTTTCCTATTTATGTCTGTGTTTATTCGTGcgtgtaaaaaacaaacaaaagcctGAATGTAATGATGACTTCCACTTgctggatctttttttttttttggcagaaaTGTACATTCACTGCTCTGCTCCTTTGCATTCCCACTCctgactttaaaaagaaaaaggaaaaaaaacgtaaccaccgtattttctggactataaatcgcagtttttcCTAGTTGGACTGCGACTTACAGTTTGAAAGATACTGTAAATCCATCAGTATTCCCGCTATTTAAGACGTCTCCACATTTTTTGACGTGTTTTGGATGAAGGATCGCTGCCTTAAAGCCTCCCGATGCATCAAATtgagactttttttcctctttagtttgtttttccctttcttgGGTGTTAACCACTGCCAGGCTGCATGAGCTTTgagggctaaaaaaaaatgctactgaatgtaataaaaaaaaatagacatgcaAATACAGGAATAAGTTCAAACTATAAAATGAGCGTGCTTCTCATGCTGGACTTTTTGACATTTCCTGAGTGTATTTTAAGCCTAGTgactttttggtcatttaaaaaaaaatattattaactAAAACATATTTTGGAAATGCAATTCTGGGTTCATTCCTGTTGATTTGTGGAAATTTCGGGTCAACGGTGGCATGAAAAGCGATAGTCAAGTTTGGTTAGGGCACAATAATCCTTTCTAAAATACATTGGAAATGAAAAAGCTATTTCCCAGAATACAATGGGCGTCCTAGAAATATAAAGTATTCATGAAATCAACTGTGGATGCTTGACTGCTGAGTATTTTGCAGAAAATAAAACCGTTTCCCACCAACAATACTTGCCAAtacgctttttttttaatttgtatttttttattttaaccaccGCCAGGAGGCGCACTTGAGCCATTTTGAAGTCTGGCTCAAGGTTACTCTGGGATGCACGTTGCGTAACACGCATCTTGCATTAGAAATAGTACTCCCTCCTATTTTGGGACTACAATTATGGGATACTTTGCCTTCAAGCTGCAGTGTCCTCCCttgaattttgatttatttggcTAGGATTGAAAATTGACATTGACATTGTggtgctgtatttttttgtcatctttcagtgccactggCGGCCTTAGACGTCCACTCTGTCTGGCAGggatcccagttcaaatggtttgTTTGGACGTatgtcgctgtcaatggcagctcatTTATAAAGGATATTGATTGCACAGAGGCAAGGTTGTTGTTtcataaatgaaaatgaaaagttaATGTGTGGTCAATGGAAAAAAACGGTAAAAAGCAATTCCACAGTAAATGATATGGTAGCGTAGTTGGTTTAATTACGGGTTTCAAATACTAAATTGcccattttgttgcttttttttccagaccgGGCATTTGGACTTCACCGAGAGGGAGTGATACGTTGGCCGAGCTCACTTCGAGGTACGTGAACGCAGCGCGCTTCTGAGTACTACGAGTACATCGCGTCGTCTTGAGTGACAGTCCCAGTCTTCAGTCTCAGTCTGCGTCTCGGTCTCAGTCCCAGTCGCAACTCAAGCGGACCGACGCCGACCCCGGGCGGACAACAAACGCACGGAGGGAGGCTTCCGCTCGAGAACAGATCCCCAGATCCCCCGAGCgacgctggctggctggctggcctCGGGCGGGAGTTGCAAAGTTGCGAGCGTCGGAGGTAAACAAGCGCCGCGTTGCAGCGGGGGCTCTGTTCTGTCTCCGCACATGGCCGAGCGGGGGAAGTCCGGACATGTTTGAATGAGCTCCGCCGCAGACTTGCGAGGACACGAGGCTGAGGACGGGGACGCCATGGAGGCTCAGGCTCCGGCTCTTGCTGCGGCTCCTGCCCCGGCTGCGGCTCCGGTTGCGACTCCGGCTCCTGCTCCGGCTCCGGCTCCCGCTCCGGCTCCCGCTCCGGAGCCCCGTGAGGACGTGCGCTTGAGCGGCTACCTCCGCAAGCACAAGTCCATGCACCGGCGCTACTTCGTGCTGCGTTCGGGGACGGAGCGCGGACCGGCCCGCTTGGAGTACTACGAGAGCGAGAAGAAATTCCGGGGCAAGACCCCCGTCCCCAAGAAGGCCGTTCTCCTGGAGACCTGCTTCAACATCAACAAGAGGGCCGACTCCAAGAACAAGCACATGATCGTCTTGTACACACGGGCCGAGAGCTTCGCAGTGGCGGCCGAGAATCAGGCGGACCAGGACGAGTGGTACCAGGCCATGGTAGACCTGCAGTGCAAAAGTAAGTAGCAGACGTGGCACGGCCGGGTCCGGGGGCGCTTCATTGgggtggaggtggtggtggtggtcttgCTGGTCttggtggtagtggtgggggCTTACTTGGGGCGCGTCGTCAATAGTTTGGAGATGATTTGGGACTCTTTGCGCAGTTTGGGGAGGTTgtttacatgtatacatgttcACGCCGATCCATTTGGACTAGTTCGGGGCCGGCGGCGATTGACGCCACCTCGGCCTAATCATTCGCCCCTGCTGCGTAAACACAGCTGTCGGGGCGACGGCCAGGTCACCCGTTTGACCTGCCCTCGCCTGGTATCGCCCTTCGGGGGCCGCGTGACGCCAGCGGGGCAAACCAGATTGGAGGAGTTCAAGGTGCTTCTCGCACGGGACCTTACGTAAAGCGTCTGATTAGCGGCGGTGGGGAAGCACCTGAGCTCCAGCTGGAGCTTGTAGGGTCTGCCAGATGCGTATTTTCCTCACATAGGACATCCCCTCTTTTCAGATTAGAGAGACCAAGACTGATGACACCAAAAGAAATTTGAGAGCAGACCAAGTCTAGTGTTTAGTAGTTCTGCTACCGATTCCGCCCAGACACGGTGGTCTTCAAGGGCCGGTTTGAACACAAACCCCCACCCACCCAAACAAAAACGCAGACGCGGGAGAGAAAAAGTTGGCAAACGGTCCGCACGCCGTCAGGATTGTGAAAAACTTCTCCCCTACTTGAAGAATTCCGCCGGGATGCGAGAGGGCGATAGCTTGAGAAATCACAGTTCTGGATTAAAGTTAGCAATCATCAGTAGCCGCGGGGGGTCCGGCCGGCGTAGTAGACGCGGGAGCTCTCCAGGCGTCCTTTCACAATCCCAGAATTTGCGCACATCCTTAAATCTGAACCAATGCCCTGTTTACATAATAAACGGCTTGATCCCGGGAAAGTGGCGCTATCACACGCGCTCCCCTAATCGCACAAAAACGCTCCCGCTGCCGTGCGCATCCCGCTTGTTTATTCAGCTGAGTCCAGTAAGACCAGTACAGTGTGGGTGCAGAGGGGCGGCTATTTGTTCAGCTATTACCATTGGCCGGAGCATGTAAGAGCTTAGCCTTGGAGTAGCTTCATCGTAGCCTCGTCGTAGCCTCGTCGTAGCCTCGTTGTAGCCTCGGCTCGCCCTTTGCCAGGAAAATTGGCACGGGGCGCCTCAGGAATGGTTGACCTCCGTGAAAGCAAATAGCAGAATCCAAATTTGGAGCCGCGGCGCCGGCTGTAAACAAGAAAGAAATTGTATCTGCGCGTGTCCCCGCATTGCCATTGGACAGGTCCTGTTAATTGGTGTCAACATTTGGGGCAATTGGGTTGGTTCTTGCTCACTTTCCCTTGATTTCCAGGTCACGCCAGGTGATGGCTCAATGGTGAACGACGGCTCCCTTCCTGTCCAAGTCGATCCCCGTTTGTCATAGGCTACGTTCTGTTGGTTTCAGGTCGCTAGCTATTGATCAATTCTAGGCGATGGTATAACCACTGGTTATGCACTGTTTAAAAGCTGGTGGTGACCGTTGTATTTTTGGGGTGCCGTCATTGGACGGGAGTCCCAAATTCAGTCGCAACTTCATGTCTACACGGGTGCGCAGTTGACTTGGGATCCACCCAGACCACGTCGTAAACCCCTTTGCTAGCCAGGATCCTGTAAATCAGCGCTAACGACCGCCTCGCTGGCATTTCCAACGCGTGACCTCATTGCCGTAGCACGTCGTGATGCTTTTCGACAccgcaaaggttttttttttcccactctctctctgtctgttctcagCGACTCCCCCTCTTCCCGCCCGCCCTCAATTTAAGCTTTGTACTTTTCCCAGGGCGGCCACGTGTGCCGCCTTCCCTCATTTGAACCGCGGCGCTTCCCGAAGCTCCGAGCGACAGCCCATCCCTCGATCCGGACCCGCGTCCTAGACCGCGATCCCCGCGCCGTCTCCTTTTCTGCGGTCGCAAAACAATGGAACCTCAAAGGACCGGCGCGTGGGTCGAGGGAGCAAACGTACTCTAGCGAACGGGAACACAACGTTCCCGCGAGTTGGGACAGACTAGTTTCTGTCGAAAATCCAAAAAACGAGGTCAAGGAGGATGCGGCAGTTGCGGGGATTGAGTTTTCACGCCAATTCCTCGGGGGCGAGTGAATATTTCATCCCACTTACATTTAAGAACTCCTGAATTTTTAAGTTGCCGCAGAAGACGAGGGGAGGGGGGAGGAGCATCTGAATGTTATATACAAAGCGCCGCATTGGGGACCACGTGGACTCGGACTGTAGATTCTTTTGCGTCCCGGAGGAAATTCCAGGGGCGGGACTAGTAGTAATGCAAGGCCACTCACTTCCTTGACCGCCGCAAGCGCGCTGCTAATGTGCACTCATCCGCAACAATCAATACTTTCGGGCCATTAAGTCCGACGTCCCGTGTAAATATTGCAATAGTCGGCTGCCGTCGACGGggccggacgtccaatccattttggaatAGACGTCCAGGCCTGTCGGTATTTTGATACTTTGTTGACTTCAAATATTTCTGTCCAGTATGTTTGTGTGCAAGATAGAGCAAGAACACCAGGTCACTACATTTTGGTCCAATGAGGTCACAGGTCACTTTTTTCAAAGGGATTAACCCATTCAAATGTGTTCGCCTGCACGTTAGCTTGACTAGCTTGCTTCCGTTTGCAACTTCAGACCCTCCCCAAAGAAGTCAACTTCCTGTATCAAGTGCTATTTGTGCGTTCTTAACGTAGAAGTAGCCAATAATAACCCTGAAGACATCCCGCGGCGACCGTCATAGGACAAAGCGTGCACTGTGCCACCAACCGCGGACACTCGAGACAGCAATTAGTGCTTAATTAGGGGGATGAGAGCCGCTTAGCGTGGCTTAGCGCTTAATGGGGCCGTGCAGATTTCACTGACCCGTCTTTCGCCATCCAAACACGGGCAGAAAGTAACACGCACGCTAGCCGTTTTAGCCTAGCTAGTGTTTGCCAAGCGCTTTGCATAGACAACACATGTTAGCCACAACAGGGGACAAGGTTTCCCTGATCATTCTTGAGTTTGACTTGATCAGGAGTGGCCATCCAAggcatttcaagtgggagggccCCCAGTTGAAAGGAATTGGGCATCCATCGCTGTCTGAGgcaactgaggaaaaaaaaatccttctgtCCTCCAGACAAAAGTGTGCGCAGAGTTTAAGGCCGATGTGTTTTCCAAACAAAGGAGCGACAAAAATATGCTAACGTGGAATCGAATGCTTTGTTTTTCCAGTCCCCGCTATCAGTCACTTgtaaaagcccccccccccaaccctgtTTCTTTAGTTCCgtcttttaaaaactccccaATTGTCTCCTTCCTGTTGTAAATCTTAATGGAGGAGCGCTGAAGAAAGCGCAAGACGACTCGAGTGAGTCATCTCAAGCAGCGTGTCGTGCGCGCTTGCTAGCGACACACACGGCACGTTAGCTCCATGCTAGCTCTGCTTTTAGCTTCCTCCGCTAGCTGACTTTGAGGTCACGGGGGCGAGCTCGGGTCAAAGTTGGGATGACTTCAAAGCCTTTTTTCTAGTACTCCCCGACGCAGTACGTTTTGCTTTACTCGACTCCGCCCCTGAACTTTCCATCCTTGTCGTTGACTTTTTCCACGCTGGTATGCGCGCTTGCAAAACGAGACCCCCAGGTATGTAGCCGGTGAGTACAGAGCCGGTCGCACAAGTCGGTGCATGCCTACTTTGCGCTCATATCTGCTTGGAAATCTAAAAAAGCTGCAGCCAGGGACAGAAACAAAACCTGGGTAAATAGTGGCGGGGCCACGTTGGTTCCCACGCCTGCAGCTTTACCCAGACTCTGTCGTCGTGTGTTTTTAGGTAAAAACCCCATTGACAAAGAAGCCGGCGGCGAAAACGGCGTCCCCAATCCCGGACCGGCCTTCAAAGAGGTTTGGCAGGTGAAAGTGTGGCCCAAAGGTCTGGGACAGGCCAAAAACCTGGTGGGAATCTACCGTCTCTGCCTGACCGACAAGACCATCAACTTCGTCAAGCTCAACTCCGACGCCGCCGCCGTGGTGCTGCAACTCATGAATGTCCGGCGCTGCGGCCATTCGGAGAACTTCTTCTTCGTGGAGGTCGGCCGCTCGGCGGTGACGGGCCCGGGCGAGTTCTGGATGCAGGTGCGTCTCGAGTTTCAGTGCGCCGTGTTTTCTTTGCGCGGAGACTGACATTAAATGGGCCCCCCTTTGGTGTTTTGTGTTGACGGCAGGTGGACGATTCCGTGGTGGCTCAAAACATGCACGAAACATTGCTGGAGGCCATGAAGGCCCTCAGCGAGGAGTTTCGCCAGCGAAGTAAATCTCAGTCCAACTCCGGTCCCGGAGGTGGCGCCACCGCTTCCAACCCCATCAGCGTGCCCACCCGCCGTCACCACTCCAACCCTCCCCCCAGCCAGGTGGGTTTCATCCGCCGGCCGAGAACGGAGCCTCCCGGAGGCGGCTCTAACGGCGGGACGGGGCCGTGCGGCGCCAGCGCTTCCCCCACGCCGCGACACGGCTTCCCCAGGTCTCGAACCGCCAGCGACGGGAGCAAGGCCGAGGAGGGCCTGATGGGAATCCGCAGCTCCAGTCCCTCTGCCAATGGATCTTGTTGTTCCACCACGCCCATCCTCAGGTCAAAGTCCACTCGCTCGGCGCCCGCCTCCACCGCTAAAAACCCTCTGGGTCTGATGCGCTCCGTCTCCACGCCGGCCCCCTCCCCCGCCCCGAGCCTGTCCTCCAGCTCGGGACACGGGTCGGAATTTGGGGGCGCGGGTCCCCCGGTGGGCACCGGCCCCTACGGCCGCGTGCCCTCACACCGCACCTCCGCCTCGGGTTCCCCGAGCGACTACGGCTCCTCCGACGAATACGGCTCGAGCCCGGGGGAAAACGCCCTCCTGGTCTCTGCCGGCCCGCCCGGAAGTTCCCTGGGCAGCGGCCAGTCCCTTGGTGAGGAGGGGGCTAATTACATCTTGATGGGCCAGCACCGCGGCAACGACCAAAGCGGCGCGACGTCCAGCTCCTTGCCGGCGCCCGGACCTCCGGTCTTTGGCTCCCAGGGCCAGACCAGGAGAGTGCTTCGCCGTTCCTCCAGCCGGGAATGCGAAGCGGAACGGAGGTTGCTGAGCAAGCGGGCCTCCCTGCCGCCCATGGCGCTGGAGAGGCTGCTCCCGGGTCAGCACCGAGCCGAGGAGCCGGCGGAGGAAGACTCGGCCGACTACGCCGTCATGTCGCGGAGCACCAGCCGCGAGTCCTTTTCGTCCACGTCCTCGGCGACGCAGAGGGAATTCCTGGTGGCCGCCGGAGGAGGGGGCTACATGGATGTGGCGGGGGAGTTCAAGGGCCAAAGCGCCGGGGGTTCCGTCAGAGTGGACAACGGCTACATGTCCATGTTGCCTGGAGTAAGCCAGCCCCCCGCGTCCTCGCCCCAGTCGCCGGCCGTCTCCGTCCCGGACGAGGATCCCAAAGCCGCCGACGATTACATGGCCATGACCCCAAACAGCAGCGTGTCCCCGCCGCGGCAGATCCGAGCCCCGCCGACCTCCGACGGCTACATGATCATGTCTCCCAATAGCAGCTGCTCGCCCGATCAGCGCGGGGGGCTCTCCTCTGGGGCTTGGGTGGGCAGCGGGAGCGCGGACAGCAGGGCCGGTAGCGACTACATGAACATGTCGCCCATCAGCGCCCGCTCTTTCGGCGCTAGCCCCCCTCCGCCTTCGGAGCACGCCCACCTCTCGGAGAGCGGTCCTGGTCCTCGGCAGCAGGTCCCCAAGATGGTGTACTCCTACTACTCCCTACCCCGTTCCTACAAACACAATCCCCCCTCCGGGCACTTTGACGAAGGTCCGGGACGTGGCCGGAGGCCCAACGGGGGAAGCCTCAGGGGAGGTCGGACCGTGGCCGGGCGTCAGGAGCCGACCCCCGCCAACGGTTCGGTGGCGGGGCGACACCTGTCGCTTTCCTGGTCCTCGTATTCATCCAGCTCGGCCAGCAGCGAGAGCCTCGGGGAGAGCGAGGACAGAGCGGCCAAGGCCCCGGGGGGCGGGGCCCCCATGGACGGTTCCAAGCTCCAGCAGCGACGAGGCTCCGGCGGCTTACCGAAACACGCCGTCCACTCTCGGAGCCGTCCCGTCAGCTTATTTGTCGACGTATCCAA is drawn from Stigmatopora argus isolate UIUO_Sarg chromosome 20, RoL_Sarg_1.0, whole genome shotgun sequence and contains these coding sequences:
- the agfg2 gene encoding arf-GAP domain and FG repeat-containing protein 2 gives rise to the protein MSNRKHRDNQEICSRKVRELAQSGVNKHCFECNQPGVTYTDVTVGAFVCTSCSGMLRGLNPPHRVKSISMTTFSQQEVEFLQNHGNEVGRRTWLCGFEPKADGRDAKDSQKFKEFLQDKYEKKKWHFSKCKNRRDAEGPWSPGVQTVLVHGPLSVQPSHILPSNARPVRTPSQLTAWERPPAASPADARADAFTARPLRSQSFRDPALKDQKVCGMERQRPGSQPSAHVPAFPALPRPSASTSFKKNFTLGRAASTSGAAGPFRAFAKSLSLDFGGLKQPQASLPQSLSQQETARHGQDRYAAVSQLDCSFSETAPPAAPPQYSTLFGNRLSGAAPASSPSVETLSSPQTFASFPNPFSSGPASRQPAALSPGNPFGSPPGGEFPRRQMSEAFSVVSGPGDDDDGGGAFPGEPAINQEANGFPAFPSCDSHPKVPRPMSVNPFTGNVYPSRGTSRNPFI